The genomic stretch TGATAATAATTCAAAATTATCAGAATATCTATTTTTATCATCCCCATTTACTATATTGCCAGCCCTTTTTATATCTCAAATGGACATTATTACAATATATTTCATGTTACTTGGAATTTTGTCTTATATAAAACATGATAAGAAATATTTAATGTGGTTTGCCTTATCTATATGTCTAAAAAATTATCCTATTTTTATATTATTTCCTTTAATTTTACTTAGAGAAAAAAAATTAAAAGAAATAATACTATACAATATAATAGCAATAGCACCATTTATAATTACAAATTCAATAACAAAAGTTGCTGACTTATTGTATTATCATAATCCTCCATTACCATATATTCCTGCTAAGGATATTTATGGTGAAGTATTTAGTCTGTTATTATTGAATAAAATAGCAAATTTACCAGTATTTTTAATATTATATTCTATTATTTGTATCTATTGTTTTTTCACTCCTAAAAAAGATGATGATAAAATATTATCTATAAATATTATATTTGTAACTTTTGTAAGTTTTTTATTCGGTCATTCAGAAATTGTACCTTTATATCGTTTAGTTGTACTATCTCCTTTTATACCATTACTATTGTTTACAACAAATTTAAAATATTTAAAATTTAATATTTTTATAGAATTTATATCTCTAACTTTTTATAGTATTTATTTATTAATTAGACATACTTATGTATCTCTTTCAGAAGCAACTCGAACATATTCTATACCATTAATTAAATTTTTCTATAAAGAAAAATCATTCAAGTATAATAACATAAGAGACCTAATACCTATTTTATCTACTGAATATATTAATAATTTTATATACTCATTTATGTTTATAGGATTATTAATATTAGCTTATTTATTTTCTTATTATTCATATAAAAATAATTTTCAATCATATTATAGTGAAGAAATACAGATAAAAAGATATCTCATCCTTATTAGATATATACCTGTTCTAGTTGTTATGATTGGATTTATTATTCTATTATTTGTTAATAAATCATTTTAAAGGGTTTGACATGTATGATATAGGCTTAATAAAAGTAAATATTCCAACTTATGATAAACATATATTTTTTGAAAAGAAAAATAAATACGCTTTATTAATACCTGTTTTAAATGAAGGAGAAAGATTTATATCGCAAATGAATAAAATGAAAAATGCTAATATATTTAGTATTTGTGATGTATATATATGTGATGGTGGAAGTAAAGATAATTCATCTAATCCGGACTTTATAAAAGAATATGGATGTAAGGGGCTTTTAATAAATACAAGTGATAAAAAAGGACAAGGTGTACAATTAAAGCAAGGTTTTTATGAAGCTATAAAATATGGATATGATGGTGCTATTATGGTTGATGGTAATGATAAAGATAATGTCCATGAAAGTTTGCCATTATTTATAGAAAAATTGGAAGAGGGTTATGATGTTGTTCAGGCTACAAGATTTACTTTAGGCGGTAAAGAAGAAAATACCCCTCTTTTAAGAAATATTGGTATAAGATTAATAGCTTCTCCTCTAATTAGTTTAACTTCAGGTTTTCATTATGATGATGTTTGTAATGGATATAAAGGGTTTTCGAGAAAGTATATTGTAGATGAAAGAATGGATTGGTTTAGAGAAGATTTTAATACTTATGAATATTGTTATTATCCATTAATACATGTTAAAAAATTAGGTTATAAAGTTTGTCAAGTTCCTACAACAAGAATTTATCCAAAAAATGAAGTTCCATCAAAAATAAAAGGCTTTTCGTCTAATTTAAAATTATTAAAAGAAATATTTAATTTAGCTTATAGTAAGACCAGACCAGACCAGACCAGACCAGACCAGACCAGACCAGACCAGACCAGACCAGAATTAATATATACAGCGATTGCATATGCTTTTATAATAATTCAAAATATCAAAAATTACAACCTATGCTGCAGCAATATAAAATTGCAGCATAGGTTTTTTGTGTTTAACTAATTTTAGGAATATATTATGGTATATGATTATATAATAATAGGTGCAGGTATTTACGGGTTTTATTCAGCTGACATTTTATCTGATAAATATAAGAATTCTAAAATTTTAATAATAGAAAAGGATAATAAAGTATTTTCAAGAGCCTCTTATGTTAATCAGGCAAGATTACATAATGGTTATCATTATCCTAGGTCATTGCATACTGCTATAAAATGTTCTCATTACTTTGATAGGTTTATTAAAGACTTTCCATTTTCAATAGTTTCAGATTATACTAAGATTTATGCAGTATCATCAAAATTTGGTATGGCTACTCCTAATAATTTTGAGCTTTTTTGTGATAATGCCAATATACCTTATGAAAGAATAGATGAAAGCATATTTTTTAATAAAAATACTGTAGATGCATGCTATAAAACAAAAGAATATACTATAGACACGCTAAAAATAAAGCATTTTTATTTAGAAAAATTAAAAGAAAAATTAAATATTACCATCATTTATAATGATTACATAAAAGATGCTGTTATTAATAATGACATATGGGTATTAAAATTAAATTCAAATAAAGTTATAAGTACTAATTTTGTTATTAATACTTCTTATGCTTCTTTAAACAGCATATTAAAAATATTTCACTTAAATACATTATCTATGAAATTTGAATTAGCAGAGATGATACTTTGCAATCCATCTGAAAGTTTAAAAGGTTTCGGAATAACATTGATGGATGGTCCGTTTTTTTCTGTAATGCCTTTTGATAGTCATGGTATGTATTCTCTATCATCAGTAAGATATACACCGCATCAAAATTGTTTTTCAGAATTGCCGCAATTTACCTGTCAGGAAAAATCCGAAACCTGCTGCGGACTATTTTTAGATAATTGTAATGCCTGCAAAGTAAGACCTAATACAGCTTGGATGCATATGTTTCAGCTAGCTAAAAAATATTTAAAATCAGAATTTTTACCAGAATTTAGAGAAAGTATTTTTGCTATAAAGGCATTAATGCAGTCCTCTTCAACATCTGATTCAAGACCAGTTATTATTATAGAAAATAATAAAGATCCAAAATTTATTAGTATTCTTGGCGGAAAATTAAATACTATATATGAATTAAATGAGGTACTTTTATGAAAGATAAAAATTATGCTAGTTTTATTATAGCTAAAATTGACAGCAAAGAAAATTATAAAATATTAGAAAATTATATATTAAATAAATTTGAGTATAGTGAAATAATTATATTAATAAATGATCATAATATTAAAAATATTAAAGAATATTTAAATCCTTCTTCTGATAATGTATTATGCCTTAATTTAGGTCAAAATACAGATGAAGATAATTCTATAAGGGCAGGATTAGAATTTTCAAAAGGAGATGTAGTTTTTGTAATTAAAGATTTATCTATTAGTAATATAGAAGATTATTTAGATAATCTTTATGAATCAAATAAGAAAGGTGTAGATGCCTCATTTTTAACTTCTAAATATTACAGGTTTAAGGATAAATTAACTATTAATTTAATATCATCATTTTCTAAACATAAATTAAAAAATGTATATGATATTTTATTTTTGGTTACAAGGCGAGTTATAAATGCTATTACAGAAGACAGTAGTAAAACAACTCCTATATCGTACATTATTCGTGATATTGGATATAGTTATAATGAACTTGAATACAATATAAAAAATAAAAAATATTATATGTCAAAACAAACTAGAAGTGTTTATTTATTACTATTTTCAGAAGCTTCTTCAAATTTTACAGCATCATTATCTTTATTAAGTGCTTTAATTGCTGTAGTGACAGGAATATATGCTTTAATTATATATTTATCTGATAATAAGCCAGTTGAAGGGTGGACTACAACGTTTTTATTTTTATCATTTAGTTTCACTATGATATTTGCTATATTTAGTCTTATCATAAGATATTTAAGTGTAATACAAAAAGAATTATATAATAAACCAAATTTTAGAGTAAAGTCAGTTTTTAAATTATAAATAATATGATAGGGGATAAAATTGTATGAATTTTGAAGAAATAAAAAAAAGAATTCCAGAATATACATATATTTCTTTTTTTGAAAAAAGAAATAAATATGCCTCTGTAATTCCAGTTTTAAATGAAGGTCAGAGATTTTTCAATCAATTAGATAAAATGAAAAGTAAGGATATATTCAGAATATCTGATATATTTATATGCGATGGAGGAAGTAGTGATTCTTCATCAAATCCAGAAATTATTAAAAACTATGGTTGCAAAGGATTAATAATTAAT from Brachyspira murdochii DSM 12563 encodes the following:
- a CDS encoding glycosyltransferase family 2 protein, producing MYDIGLIKVNIPTYDKHIFFEKKNKYALLIPVLNEGERFISQMNKMKNANIFSICDVYICDGGSKDNSSNPDFIKEYGCKGLLINTSDKKGQGVQLKQGFYEAIKYGYDGAIMVDGNDKDNVHESLPLFIEKLEEGYDVVQATRFTLGGKEENTPLLRNIGIRLIASPLISLTSGFHYDDVCNGYKGFSRKYIVDERMDWFREDFNTYEYCYYPLIHVKKLGYKVCQVPTTRIYPKNEVPSKIKGFSSNLKLLKEIFNLAYSKTRPDQTRPDQTRPDQTRPELIYTAIAYAFIIIQNIKNYNLCCSNIKLQHRFFVFN
- a CDS encoding NAD(P)-binding protein, which translates into the protein MVYDYIIIGAGIYGFYSADILSDKYKNSKILIIEKDNKVFSRASYVNQARLHNGYHYPRSLHTAIKCSHYFDRFIKDFPFSIVSDYTKIYAVSSKFGMATPNNFELFCDNANIPYERIDESIFFNKNTVDACYKTKEYTIDTLKIKHFYLEKLKEKLNITIIYNDYIKDAVINNDIWVLKLNSNKVISTNFVINTSYASLNSILKIFHLNTLSMKFELAEMILCNPSESLKGFGITLMDGPFFSVMPFDSHGMYSLSSVRYTPHQNCFSELPQFTCQEKSETCCGLFLDNCNACKVRPNTAWMHMFQLAKKYLKSEFLPEFRESIFAIKALMQSSSTSDSRPVIIIENNKDPKFISILGGKLNTIYELNEVLL
- a CDS encoding glycosyltransferase family protein — encoded protein: MKDKNYASFIIAKIDSKENYKILENYILNKFEYSEIIILINDHNIKNIKEYLNPSSDNVLCLNLGQNTDEDNSIRAGLEFSKGDVVFVIKDLSISNIEDYLDNLYESNKKGVDASFLTSKYYRFKDKLTINLISSFSKHKLKNVYDILFLVTRRVINAITEDSSKTTPISYIIRDIGYSYNELEYNIKNKKYYMSKQTRSVYLLLFSEASSNFTASLSLLSALIAVVTGIYALIIYLSDNKPVEGWTTTFLFLSFSFTMIFAIFSLIIRYLSVIQKELYNKPNFRVKSVFKL